One stretch of Amycolatopsis sp. NBC_00345 DNA includes these proteins:
- a CDS encoding TFIIB-type zinc ribbon-containing protein gives MICPKCQNQMRTVDKNGIHIDQCDGCRGIFLDRGELEQIVGAESSYYGRQQQPPPPYGAGGSHGRPDSPQPYRGGGYADSPRPHRGYSDSPRPYGGHGYSDSPRPYGGGNHGVRRKRSFLENLFD, from the coding sequence GTGATTTGTCCGAAGTGTCAGAATCAGATGCGGACCGTCGACAAGAACGGGATCCACATCGACCAGTGCGACGGCTGCCGCGGCATCTTCCTCGACCGGGGCGAGTTGGAGCAGATCGTCGGGGCCGAAAGCTCCTATTACGGTCGGCAGCAGCAACCGCCGCCGCCGTACGGAGCCGGCGGGTCCCACGGGCGGCCTGACTCGCCGCAGCCGTACCGCGGCGGCGGTTACGCCGATTCGCCACGGCCTCACCGCGGGTACTCGGATTCACCCCGGCCCTACGGCGGCCACGGCTACTCCGACTCCCCGCGACCGTACGGCGGCGGCAACCACGGCGTCCGCCGCAAGCGCAGCTTCCTCGAGAACCTCTTCGACTGA